The segment GGTCAACACCCGGTGAACGTCTGATCAATTCTTTAAACAGGAATAGTCCCGGCCCTTGTCTTTAGCGATGACTCAGCGTAGGAAAGCGCCTTAAATTTACGAAGAATATCGACCGCTGTTCGATCTTTCCCATGATTGGGGCTGATAGTCAGCAGGCGATCCGTTTTTTGCGCAGGAGAAAGCTTGTGAGCGAAGCTGCTTATAACAAAGGTTTCCCGGTTTCCTGGGAACAGATGCATCGCGACGCACGTGCATTGGCGTGGCGTCTGCTGGAAAAAGGTCCGTATAAGGGCATTATCGCGATTACCCGTGGGGGGCTGGTTCCGGCTGCTATTATTGCACGTGAACTTGATATCCGTCTGATTGATACGGTTTGCATTCGCAGTTACTCTGACAAGACGCGCGGCGATCTTGAATGGCTTAAAGGGATCGAAGGTGATGGCACGGACATGCTGATCATTGATGATCTGGTCGATACCGGCAAAACCGCGAAGGCCGTACGTGAAAAGCTGCCAAAGGCACATTTCGCGACAGTCTATGCCAAGCCGCTTGGTCGCGAGATTGTCGACAGCTTTGTGACCGAGGTTTCCCAGGATACCTGGATTTATTTCCCGTGGGATATGGAACTCTCGGTTAACGCGCCGATATCCGAGCGCGTTCGCTAATCGGTCTTGAATATCTTATCGTATCTTTCTCAAGGCCTGTTGGACCGAAAAGGAGGACACGATGCAAAATCAAAATTGCCCGGCTCGCTATCGTCAACCGTCATTAACGGTCCGATGGGCCGGGCATTTCTGTTTTTGGCTTGGGTTCTGCGCCCTTGCGATTACGGGCATATCGGCCCCTGTCATCGCACAAGAGCTACCTGCACAAACGCAAAAAGCCATGTCACTTTTGCGGCCTGAAAGCGGTTATCGGCTTGAATTGTTTGCCCCGGTAAATAATGCGCGTTCTATCGCGGTTGCCCCGGAACTGAAGGGCATTTTCGTCGGAACGCGTGGTCCCAATCTTTATTTCGTGCGTGATGCAGATGGGGATGGCAAGGGCGAGGAGGTCAATCTGATTGCTGATGACTTCAAGATGGCCAATGGCATTGCCTATAAGCCCGGTACCTTGTTTGTAGCCGATCAGCACCGGGTTGTGTCCTACGACCTTTCAAATTTTGATGGAAGTGCTTTGGGGCGCCCGCGCATCCTGTTTACCAACCTGCCTGACAAGCGCCATCATGGTTGGCGTTACGTCGCACTTTCGCCGGATCAAAGCCGTCTGTTTATTGCCGTTGGCGCGCCGTGCAATATCTGCAGGGTCAGCGGGCTTGAAGGGACGATCATTTCCATGCCGATCAGTGGCGGGGCACCGAAAATCTATGCCAGCGGCATCCGTAATTCGGTCGGGCTGACCTTTCATCCCGACACCGGTGATTTGTGGTTTACCGATAATGGCGGAGATAACCTTGGCGATGATGTTCCGCGCGAAGAGTTAAACCATGCACCCACCGAGGGGCTGTTTTACGGTTATCCGTGGTATGCAGGAAACGATACGCGATCCCCGCAGTTTTCCAATGAAACGCCCCCGGCTGAAGTCACCTTTCCGGCCTTTACCTTTAACGCGCACAATGCCGCGTTGGGGCTGACCTTTGATGATGGTGATGCGCTTGTGGCGTTACACGGATCATGGAACCGGACGATCCCGGATGGTTACAAGGTTGTCCGGGTAGAGTTTCGCAATGGTGAACCTGTGGCAACCAATCCTTTCCTGGATGGTTTCCTGCGTAGCAACGGGGAAGTTGTTGGTCGTCCGGTGGACGTAAAGCATTATATTGATGGATCGATACTGGTGTCCGATGACCACGCCAGCGCGGTCTGGCGACTGGTTCCGGCGGACGGTTAGGTCATCCAAAATAAATGAACCCGGTATCGGGGACGGGCTTGCACCGACCTCGAAACCGGGCTATAAAACCGCCGCTTCGCGGGTGTAGTTCAATGGTAGAACGGCAGCTTCCCAAGCTGCATACGAGGGTTCGATTCCCTTCACCCGCTCCAAGCTTTCCCAAAATAATTTGATGCCAGACCGCTGTTTAGGTACAGGACGGATTTCTCATTGAAACCGTTCGATCAGTTTGGCTTATTTTTCTATCGGTGCGTAAGAAAGGTCCTGTTTGCGGGCTTGCTCGTCGCTGCACAGAAGTTTTGCCTTATCCGCAATAAGGTTCTCATAGCGGGGGTCCAGAGTACCGATATAGTGCTCATTCCCAACGGGCGCGAAAAGGCAGCGACCGCTTTCACCATCAAGCCGGTTGCCAGCCCGCCATTCGGATGGCGGGATCATATCGCCGCCATGAATACCGATCCCGGCATTTTCGGCTTCTTCCGAAAGACCGTCATAACGATGGGAATATCCTTCGATCGGAAGGGCTTCACCGTCACTGACCATGGCAGCAGCCACATCGCGTTCACCAATACCGCATTCGACAATCGGGAAATCATCCTCTTTGCCGGAATGTTCCTGATCGCCGGGCCAGCAGCGCACGGTAAAGGGAGCCATGGCGAAATATTTGCGAAGCTGCATGGCTGATGACATACCGCAGTCCCAAAAATTGCCATTGTGCAGGCATTGCTGACCAAGTTCGGGAGCATCAATGCCGGCGATGTCTGCAACGACACCATCAATCATGATCGTATCGCCATCAATAACCAGAACATCCCGGCCCTGTGCCTCTAACGCCTTTTGTTCGCCATGTGACGGGGTATCGTCAGCAGCATGAACCGCTTTGTCCTGCATATAGATCGCAAGTGCAAATGCGACGGGAATGGCGAGCAGAAGGATAAAACGAAAACAGCGTCTCAAAGCAACCTCGATGGTTTGGTGATTGGACCCAAGTGATGCAATCAAGATACAGAATGACATGAATGGCTTGCGCAAGAACAGTCGAAAACAACGGCAAAATAATGTCCTGAAATCCCGGGAAATGTGCGGCTTTGACTCCGTTCGCCCCGACACGTCTGCGATAACAGGATGCAATCGTTGTCAATTGGCTGTACAAGCGGATTTCCCGAGTTAGGCATGGACATCGTTCTTGTTTCGACTGCAGCCCATCTTTTTCGTCGTAGGCATAATGGTCATTATCATCGGTGTTTCGATGATGATCCCGGCTGCTGTCGACCTTTATTATGGTAATCCCGACTGGAAGATCTTCGCACAGGCGTCAATGACCAGTATCGGTCTTGGGGGCATGGCCTGCCTTGCCTGCCGGTCGGAAATCGGTCCGCGTGTTAATGCACGTCAGGGCTATGTTCTGACGGTGTTTTCCTGGGTTGCAGTCAGTCTTACCGGTGCCCTTCCTCTTTGGTTCTCGTCCCTTGATATCAGCTTTTGCGATGCGGTTTTTGAAACTGTTTCGGGGCTGACCACGACCGGCTCTACGGTTCTTTCGGGGCTTGATGACATGCCGCCGGGACTTCTGCTGTGGCGGTCTATCCTGCAGTGGTTGGGCGGGATCGGGATTATTGTGACAGCACTTGCGCTGCTGCCGATGATGAGGGTCGGCGGGATGCAGCTTTTCCAGATGGAAAGTTCGGATCGTTCAGAAAAGCTGAGCCCCCGCATTCGCGATAT is part of the Thalassospira lucentensis genome and harbors:
- the gpt gene encoding xanthine phosphoribosyltransferase, translating into MSEAAYNKGFPVSWEQMHRDARALAWRLLEKGPYKGIIAITRGGLVPAAIIARELDIRLIDTVCIRSYSDKTRGDLEWLKGIEGDGTDMLIIDDLVDTGKTAKAVREKLPKAHFATVYAKPLGREIVDSFVTEVSQDTWIYFPWDMELSVNAPISERVR
- a CDS encoding PQQ-dependent sugar dehydrogenase produces the protein MSLLRPESGYRLELFAPVNNARSIAVAPELKGIFVGTRGPNLYFVRDADGDGKGEEVNLIADDFKMANGIAYKPGTLFVADQHRVVSYDLSNFDGSALGRPRILFTNLPDKRHHGWRYVALSPDQSRLFIAVGAPCNICRVSGLEGTIISMPISGGAPKIYASGIRNSVGLTFHPDTGDLWFTDNGGDNLGDDVPREELNHAPTEGLFYGYPWYAGNDTRSPQFSNETPPAEVTFPAFTFNAHNAALGLTFDDGDALVALHGSWNRTIPDGYKVVRVEFRNGEPVATNPFLDGFLRSNGEVVGRPVDVKHYIDGSILVSDDHASAVWRLVPADG
- a CDS encoding thermonuclease family protein, which translates into the protein MSFCILIASLGSNHQTIEVALRRCFRFILLLAIPVAFALAIYMQDKAVHAADDTPSHGEQKALEAQGRDVLVIDGDTIMIDGVVADIAGIDAPELGQQCLHNGNFWDCGMSSAMQLRKYFAMAPFTVRCWPGDQEHSGKEDDFPIVECGIGERDVAAAMVSDGEALPIEGYSHRYDGLSEEAENAGIGIHGGDMIPPSEWRAGNRLDGESGRCLFAPVGNEHYIGTLDPRYENLIADKAKLLCSDEQARKQDLSYAPIEK